In Aureibaculum algae, the following are encoded in one genomic region:
- a CDS encoding DUF1501 domain-containing protein has protein sequence MEELSKHFLNNNRRHFLKKLGLGIGGLAAASLLDPFSSIVEAEGSPLAGMNLPHFAPKAKRVIYLFQSGGPSQLDLFDHKPLLNKMRGQELPDSVRKGQRLTGMTSGQANFPLVGGNFKFKQYGESRAWVSELMPYTSKIVDELCFVKSMHTEAINHDPAITFFQTGSQQPGRPSIGSWFSYGLGSLNNNLPTFTVLLSRGTGRPFSQPLYSRLWGNGFLSSLHQGVQFRSGKDPVLYLKDPEGMSRQERRKMLDHISELNHKQEEEFGDPEINSRIAQYEMAYRMQTSVPGTMNIEDEPEHIIQMYGANATVPGTYAANCLLARRLVERDVRFVQLYHMGWDQHENLPTQIAGQSKDVDQATAALIMDLKQRGLLEDTLVVWGGEFGRTNYSQGTLTDTNYGRDHHPKCFTMFMAGGGVKPGFTYGETDDFGYNIVKDPMHVHDLQATMMHLMGVDHTKFTHKHQGRRYRLTDVSGHVVHDVLA, from the coding sequence ATGGAAGAACTTTCGAAACATTTTTTAAATAATAATAGAAGACATTTTTTGAAAAAATTAGGATTAGGAATTGGGGGCTTAGCTGCAGCTTCTTTATTAGATCCGTTTTCCTCAATTGTTGAGGCAGAAGGTTCCCCTTTAGCAGGAATGAATTTACCTCATTTTGCTCCTAAAGCAAAACGTGTAATTTATTTGTTCCAAAGTGGTGGGCCTTCTCAATTAGATTTGTTTGATCATAAACCTTTACTCAATAAAATGAGAGGTCAAGAATTGCCAGATTCTGTCAGAAAAGGACAACGACTTACAGGAATGACATCAGGTCAAGCCAATTTCCCTTTAGTAGGTGGTAATTTTAAATTCAAACAATATGGAGAATCAAGAGCGTGGGTAAGCGAATTGATGCCTTATACTTCAAAAATTGTTGATGAATTGTGTTTTGTAAAGTCAATGCATACAGAGGCAATAAATCACGATCCTGCAATTACATTTTTTCAAACAGGTTCTCAACAACCGGGAAGACCGAGTATCGGCTCTTGGTTTAGTTATGGTTTAGGCAGTTTAAATAACAATTTGCCCACATTTACAGTATTATTATCAAGAGGAACAGGGAGGCCCTTTTCGCAACCATTATATTCTAGACTTTGGGGTAATGGCTTTTTAAGTTCATTACATCAAGGTGTGCAATTTAGATCTGGAAAGGACCCTGTATTGTATTTAAAAGATCCAGAAGGTATGTCGCGTCAAGAGCGTAGAAAAATGTTAGATCATATTAGTGAACTCAATCATAAACAAGAAGAAGAATTTGGCGATCCTGAAATTAATAGTAGAATTGCACAATATGAAATGGCATACAGAATGCAAACTTCTGTTCCTGGAACCATGAATATTGAGGATGAACCAGAACATATCATTCAAATGTATGGTGCCAATGCAACTGTACCGGGTACATATGCCGCAAACTGTTTATTGGCAAGACGATTGGTAGAACGAGATGTTCGTTTTGTGCAGTTGTATCATATGGGATGGGACCAACACGAAAATTTACCAACTCAAATTGCAGGGCAATCGAAAGATGTAGATCAAGCAACAGCGGCTTTGATAATGGATTTAAAACAACGTGGTTTATTAGAAGATACTCTGGTGGTTTGGGGAGGTGAATTTGGTCGTACAAATTATAGTCAAGGAACATTAACAGATACAAATTACGGTAGAGATCATCATCCAAAATGTTTTACCATGTTTATGGCAGGTGGCGGTGTTAAACCAGGGTTTACCTATGGAGAAACAGACGATTTTGGGTATAATATTGTAAAAGATCCTATGCATGTACATGACTTACAAGCAACAATGATGCATTTAATGGGGGTTGACCATACAAAATTCACACATAAACATCAAGGTAGAAGATATAGATTGACGGACGTTTCGGGCCATGTAGTTCATGATGTTTTAGCTTAA
- a CDS encoding PSD1 and planctomycete cytochrome C domain-containing protein, which produces MSKKNKSKSAKWLLYFIVPFLLVLLFKYISKDKNEGYNKLSSTSENNYDTAEMKVPDNVDYIFDVKPILSDRCYLCHGPDEGTREAGLRLDIKENAYAAIGKELDRHAIIPGDTINSQMVYRINNPDVEKRMPPLTSNLSLTDYERKVLTKWIQQGAVWKDHWAFVPPVKSDIPKVSNSELVANEIDNFILKTLEQKGLKPSEKASKEKLIRRVSFDLTGLPPSIDALDSFLNDKSSDAYEKVVDKLLASTAYGEHMSANWLDIARYADTHGYQDDLERVMWPWRDWVISAFNRNLPYNDFIEWQLAGDLLPDASLEQILATGFNRNHKITQEGGVIDEEYRVEYVLDRANTTSKALLGLTMECAQCHDHKYDPISQREYYSFYGFFNHVDEKGLIGYDEIPEPNITITQKEIEEALSFVNMPDSIKEAKPMVMRDNKAQRKTYILNRGAYDAPTDEVQLAAPEMVAPFEGRYERNRLGLVKWLFSEENSLTARVAVNRMWQQIFGVGIVSSSADFGNQGALPSHPELLDWLAITFREEGWDMKKMMKRMVLSYTYQQTSKTNEKLLELDPNNSYLARNSRDKLTAEMIRDNALSVSGLLVEKVGGPSVKPYQPPGIWEETTSGQGLTKYFVDSGGNQYRRSLYTFWKRTVPPPAMMTFDAAGRDLCTVERQKTSTPLQALVMLNDPVLIEAAQVMALNTLKEGEAKTDEERIVHIFRKLTSRTPDPEEKEKLLTFLKNAEQEYNEKEAQKINELIKVNQSIKAEKLYGLSVLTSLVFNLDEAIVKA; this is translated from the coding sequence ATGTCTAAAAAGAACAAGAGTAAATCTGCCAAATGGTTACTTTATTTTATTGTACCATTTTTACTTGTATTACTTTTTAAATACATTTCAAAAGATAAGAATGAAGGATATAACAAGTTAAGTAGTACTTCAGAAAACAACTACGATACTGCTGAGATGAAAGTGCCAGATAACGTAGATTATATTTTTGATGTAAAACCTATTTTATCAGATCGATGTTATTTGTGTCATGGTCCAGACGAAGGTACTAGAGAAGCAGGACTTAGATTAGATATAAAGGAAAATGCATATGCAGCCATTGGTAAGGAATTAGATAGACATGCCATTATTCCTGGTGACACCATTAATAGTCAAATGGTTTATCGTATTAATAATCCAGATGTTGAAAAAAGGATGCCTCCATTAACATCAAATTTATCCCTAACTGATTACGAACGTAAAGTATTGACGAAATGGATTCAACAAGGTGCTGTTTGGAAAGATCATTGGGCCTTTGTTCCTCCCGTAAAAAGCGATATACCAAAGGTGAGTAATTCAGAATTGGTAGCAAATGAAATAGATAATTTCATTTTAAAAACACTAGAGCAGAAAGGATTGAAACCTTCTGAAAAGGCGAGTAAAGAAAAACTAATAAGACGTGTGTCATTTGATTTGACTGGTTTACCACCAAGTATTGATGCGTTGGATAGTTTTTTAAATGATAAAAGTTCTGATGCTTATGAAAAAGTAGTCGATAAATTGTTAGCGTCAACCGCCTATGGAGAACATATGTCTGCCAATTGGTTAGATATTGCTAGATATGCAGACACGCATGGCTATCAAGATGATTTAGAGCGTGTGATGTGGCCTTGGAGAGATTGGGTAATTAGTGCTTTCAATAGAAATTTACCTTATAATGATTTTATTGAATGGCAGTTGGCTGGTGACTTATTACCTGATGCTAGTTTAGAACAAATTTTAGCAACGGGTTTTAATAGAAATCATAAAATAACCCAAGAAGGTGGTGTTATTGATGAAGAATATCGTGTTGAATATGTCTTGGATAGAGCTAATACAACCTCAAAAGCTTTATTGGGATTAACAATGGAATGTGCTCAATGTCATGATCACAAATATGATCCAATATCACAAAGGGAATATTATAGTTTTTATGGTTTTTTTAATCATGTTGATGAAAAGGGATTGATAGGTTATGATGAAATTCCAGAGCCTAATATTACAATTACTCAAAAAGAAATAGAAGAAGCCCTCAGCTTTGTTAATATGCCAGACAGTATAAAAGAAGCCAAGCCTATGGTTATGCGAGATAATAAAGCACAGCGAAAAACGTATATTTTAAATCGTGGTGCATATGATGCTCCAACTGATGAAGTGCAATTGGCAGCTCCTGAAATGGTAGCTCCTTTCGAAGGAAGATATGAAAGAAATAGATTAGGATTAGTAAAATGGCTTTTTAGTGAAGAAAATAGTCTCACAGCTCGAGTTGCCGTTAATAGAATGTGGCAGCAAATATTTGGTGTAGGAATAGTTTCCAGTAGTGCTGATTTTGGAAATCAGGGAGCGTTACCATCGCATCCAGAATTGCTAGATTGGCTAGCCATTACTTTTCGAGAAGAGGGGTGGGATATGAAAAAAATGATGAAGCGAATGGTGCTTTCTTATACCTATCAACAAACGTCTAAAACCAACGAAAAGTTGTTAGAATTAGATCCTAATAATTCATATTTAGCACGAAATTCTAGAGATAAACTAACTGCAGAAATGATTAGAGATAATGCATTATCGGTGAGTGGTTTGTTGGTTGAAAAGGTAGGAGGTCCGAGTGTTAAACCGTATCAGCCCCCTGGTATTTGGGAAGAAACAACATCAGGTCAAGGATTAACAAAATACTTTGTAGATAGCGGTGGTAATCAATACAGAAGGAGTTTATACACATTCTGGAAACGGACAGTGCCACCACCAGCTATGATGACCTTTGATGCTGCTGGTCGCGATTTATGTACAGTAGAACGTCAGAAAACAAGTACGCCTTTGCAGGCATTAGTTATGTTAAACGATCCAGTTTTAATAGAAGCAGCTCAAGTTATGGCCTTAAATACGTTAAAAGAGGGAGAGGCAAAGACAGATGAGGAACGAATAGTACATATATTTAGAAAATTAACTTCACGAACTCCAGACCCTGAAGAAAAAGAAAAATTATTGACATTTTTGAAAAATGCAGAGCAAGAATATAACGAAAAAGAAGCACAAAAAATAAATGAACTAATCAAAGTGAATCAATCAATTAAAGCGGAAAAATTATATGGTTTATCTGTATTAACAAGTCTGGTTTTTAACCTTGATGAAGCCATTGTAAAAGCATAA
- a CDS encoding NHL repeat-containing protein, with protein sequence MAYPTFSSAFNTDKYDDLIIGHNSHQYKVNMKWGNLNPLKTPVQDCHEMVQDSKGRIVLLTNHTKNNVIIYDKSGKLLETWGTEYPGAHGLTLVKENGEDFLLITDYERHQIIKTTIDGKVIFELDYPADTGNYKNKEEYKPTETTVLENGDFYVADGYGNQYITHYNHKGDILNSFGGKGTDDGQFLNAHGICLDDRDAKNPSLLISAREMNILKRFSLEGKFIESINVTGALICRPVIHKKEIYFAVLKSKESPNADSGFLLIMNEKNEVVSCPGATAPSYKNNELNELYQTIRLFQYPHDVCIDEDENVYVAQWNSGQTYPIKLTRV encoded by the coding sequence ATGGCATATCCTACGTTTTCGAGTGCTTTTAATACTGATAAATATGACGATTTAATTATTGGACACAATTCACATCAATATAAAGTGAATATGAAATGGGGCAATTTAAACCCTCTAAAGACTCCAGTACAAGATTGTCATGAAATGGTACAAGATTCTAAAGGAAGAATTGTTTTGTTAACAAATCATACCAAAAACAATGTAATTATTTACGACAAGTCAGGGAAGTTATTGGAAACTTGGGGCACGGAATATCCTGGAGCACATGGGTTAACTTTGGTAAAGGAAAATGGTGAAGATTTCTTATTAATTACTGATTATGAACGCCATCAAATTATAAAAACAACGATAGATGGAAAGGTGATTTTTGAATTGGATTATCCTGCCGATACCGGTAACTATAAAAATAAAGAAGAATATAAGCCTACAGAAACAACAGTGTTAGAAAATGGAGATTTTTATGTGGCTGATGGTTATGGAAATCAATACATTACACATTACAATCATAAAGGAGATATTTTAAATTCTTTTGGCGGAAAAGGGACCGATGATGGGCAATTTTTGAATGCTCATGGAATTTGTTTGGATGATAGAGATGCTAAAAATCCGAGTTTATTGATTTCAGCTCGAGAAATGAACATTTTAAAACGCTTTAGTTTAGAAGGTAAATTTATAGAATCTATTAATGTTACCGGAGCATTAATTTGTAGACCTGTAATTCATAAAAAGGAAATTTATTTTGCAGTATTAAAATCGAAAGAATCTCCAAATGCAGATTCAGGATTTTTGTTGATCATGAACGAAAAAAACGAAGTGGTTTCCTGTCCTGGAGCAACTGCACCTTCCTATAAAAATAATGAATTAAACGAGTTGTATCAGACTATTAGGTTATTTCAGTACCCACACGATGTTTGTATAGACGAAGATGAAAATGTTTATGTTGCACAATGGAATTCAGGACAAACCTATCCTATAAAATTAACACGTGTATGA
- a CDS encoding chitobiase/beta-hexosaminidase C-terminal domain-containing protein — MIHRIFVVVFLSMLIFSCKNKETIELFLQNENVQLVQPRIIASNTVIDSFVTIKTDRNIDGAEVFYSVDGSDPTKKSLKFNKELRISEPCELKFKAFHNTYKASEVAVVKLYKKGYSASAIEWHTNSNKKYKGVGNITLINGQKATLEYSNSQWVGFDTIAKATVDFDKNIELKSIDIGYLNDPASWIFPPSEIEVIVNNKEKLSFQLEPLAEVTDRAMMDFSIPINQMVNTISISVKNVQQIPFWHDGNGNKAWLFMDEWIFN, encoded by the coding sequence ATGATACATAGAATATTTGTAGTGGTGTTTTTAAGTATGCTAATCTTTAGTTGTAAAAATAAAGAAACCATAGAATTGTTTTTGCAAAATGAAAATGTACAACTAGTTCAGCCTAGAATTATCGCTTCAAATACAGTTATTGATTCTTTTGTTACCATAAAAACCGATAGAAATATTGATGGAGCCGAGGTTTTTTACTCAGTTGATGGTTCTGACCCCACAAAGAAATCACTTAAATTTAACAAAGAACTAAGAATTAGTGAACCGTGTGAACTTAAATTTAAAGCTTTTCATAATACGTATAAAGCTAGTGAAGTCGCTGTCGTAAAATTATATAAGAAAGGGTATTCCGCTAGTGCAATTGAATGGCATACAAATTCTAATAAAAAATATAAAGGGGTAGGTAATATTACTTTAATTAATGGACAAAAAGCAACGCTAGAGTATAGTAATTCGCAATGGGTTGGTTTTGACACCATCGCAAAAGCAACTGTTGATTTTGATAAAAATATCGAGTTGAAGAGTATTGATATTGGCTATTTAAACGATCCAGCTTCGTGGATTTTTCCACCCTCTGAAATTGAGGTAATAGTAAATAATAAAGAAAAGCTTAGTTTTCAACTTGAACCATTGGCTGAGGTTACTGATAGAGCCATGATGGATTTTTCCATACCTATAAATCAAATGGTAAACACCATAAGCATTTCTGTAAAAAATGTTCAACAAATTCCCTTTTGGCACGATGGTAATGGAAATAAAGCGTGGTTATTTATGGATGAATGGATTTTTAACTGA
- a CDS encoding FN3 associated domain-containing protein translates to MNIKKTHKQYLILLCLLLSGLVVNAQNNEEAPRILLFFGRFHPVVLHLPIGALLLTFFIDIVGRVKKNYPHQIITYALGFSAVSAILACILGYFLSLEGGYGKKVLDIHFYTGILTAILASLLFYLSSKNTITAKKIVFPVFVATLFSLTIAGHYGSVLTHGDNFLTEYAGPAKKGRTIEVVDSLQVFNDVVFKILDDKCIQCHNPTKTKGELSLISKDVILKGGESGIAIEANNAHGSLLYKQLLLPISDDEHMPPEGKSQLTKDEIWLLKHWIDSGLKFEGNYENITQNDTLNKLLKKYLVFNKIVIPKATRSAISEVTEAGFMVLELVPGEPELSVKAIRKDITKSQVSSLSALSEQIIELDFSNSNITDNMTGVLKKMQHLKMLRLDNTKVTDEVIRNIKSIKSLEVLNLFNTAVTNNGLKELFKEIQPNHIYVWQTGVTKEMAMTLEKEHEVSIHSGLKEGFVEMSQLEEPTIIPEKTLFIDTITLSIESKFKDVTVRYTLNGEDPDSTSAIFNEPILINKTKTLKTRVFKKGWLTSNVLQKDYFKVNDRITNYTIKDKPEKRYPDASKLFDLKEGGLSFKDGNWTGYLGYDVNTTLDLGAVKKVDNISVNCLEDIGSWILFPTKLKVLVSNTKNGVFKPVGELKIIRTDKERITKRKKFTVNIPKTEARFFKVIVENPKVLPKWHEGAGNDSWIFVDEIFVW, encoded by the coding sequence ATGAATATAAAAAAAACACATAAACAGTATCTCATACTACTTTGCTTATTGCTAAGTGGATTGGTAGTTAATGCTCAGAACAATGAAGAGGCTCCAAGAATTTTACTATTCTTTGGCAGGTTTCATCCCGTTGTTTTACATTTGCCAATAGGAGCTTTACTACTTACGTTTTTTATTGATATTGTTGGTCGTGTAAAAAAGAACTATCCGCATCAAATTATAACGTATGCTTTAGGTTTTTCAGCAGTTTCAGCAATTTTGGCCTGTATCTTGGGCTATTTTTTATCACTTGAAGGCGGTTATGGTAAAAAGGTTTTAGACATTCATTTTTATACAGGAATCTTAACTGCAATCTTAGCATCTTTACTTTTTTATTTAAGTTCAAAAAATACTATTACGGCTAAAAAAATAGTGTTTCCTGTTTTTGTGGCTACACTATTTAGTTTAACCATAGCAGGTCATTATGGAAGCGTATTAACCCATGGGGATAATTTTTTAACTGAATATGCTGGTCCAGCTAAGAAAGGGCGAACTATTGAGGTGGTGGATAGTTTACAAGTATTTAATGATGTTGTTTTTAAGATCTTAGATGATAAATGTATTCAATGTCATAATCCTACTAAAACAAAGGGAGAGCTGTCCTTAATTTCTAAAGATGTTATTTTAAAAGGGGGAGAAAGTGGTATTGCTATAGAAGCAAATAATGCACATGGCAGTTTGTTATATAAGCAATTATTGTTACCAATTTCTGATGATGAGCATATGCCACCAGAAGGTAAGTCGCAATTGACAAAAGATGAGATTTGGTTGCTAAAACATTGGATAGATAGTGGATTGAAATTTGAGGGTAATTATGAAAACATTACTCAAAATGACACCCTAAATAAGTTGCTTAAAAAGTATTTGGTTTTTAATAAAATAGTAATTCCCAAAGCAACAAGGTCAGCCATTTCCGAGGTAACCGAGGCAGGCTTCATGGTCTTAGAATTAGTTCCAGGAGAGCCAGAGTTAAGCGTTAAAGCAATACGTAAAGACATTACAAAATCTCAAGTGAGTAGTTTGTCTGCCTTAAGTGAACAAATTATAGAACTTGATTTTAGCAATTCAAATATTACAGATAACATGACCGGCGTTTTAAAAAAAATGCAGCATTTAAAAATGCTCAGATTAGACAATACAAAAGTGACGGATGAGGTTATAAGAAATATAAAAAGTATTAAAAGTTTAGAAGTCCTAAACCTTTTTAATACAGCGGTTACTAATAATGGATTGAAAGAATTATTTAAAGAAATTCAACCTAATCATATTTATGTTTGGCAAACAGGTGTTACTAAAGAAATGGCAATGACACTTGAAAAAGAGCATGAAGTGAGTATTCATAGTGGATTAAAAGAAGGTTTTGTCGAAATGAGTCAGTTAGAAGAGCCAACAATTATTCCAGAAAAAACCTTGTTTATTGATACAATAACCCTTTCTATTGAGAGTAAATTTAAGGATGTTACAGTTAGATATACACTCAACGGTGAAGATCCAGATTCAACATCAGCAATTTTTAATGAACCAATTCTTATAAATAAGACAAAAACCTTAAAGACAAGGGTGTTTAAAAAAGGATGGTTAACAAGCAACGTGTTGCAAAAGGATTATTTTAAAGTTAATGACCGTATCACAAATTATACAATTAAAGATAAGCCTGAAAAGCGGTATCCCGATGCTAGTAAATTATTCGATTTAAAAGAAGGAGGTTTATCTTTTAAAGATGGAAATTGGACTGGGTATTTAGGTTATGATGTCAATACTACTCTTGATTTAGGTGCAGTAAAAAAAGTTGACAATATTTCTGTGAATTGCTTAGAAGATATTGGAAGTTGGATATTGTTTCCCACAAAGCTAAAAGTATTAGTTTCTAATACTAAAAACGGGGTTTTTAAACCTGTTGGTGAACTAAAGATTATTAGAACAGATAAAGAAAGAATTACTAAAAGAAAAAAATTCACCGTAAATATTCCAAAAACAGAAGCTCGATTTTTTAAAGTAATAGTTGAAAATCCAAAGGTATTACCAAAATGGCATGAGGGTGCAGGAAATGACTCATGGATTTTTGTAGATGAAATTTTTGTGTGGTAA
- a CDS encoding GH92 family glycosyl hydrolase gives MDNGSIESKTKQNIDLVDYVNPLMGTDSDFSLSNGNTYPAIATPWAMNFWTPMTSKMGDGWTYKYDENKIRGIKQTHQPSPWINDYAAFSFMATTGDLKFQEDERASWFSHKAETVKPYHYKVYLADYDVTAEVSPTERAAHFKFTFPESEKSYIMLDAFFKGSMVKILPKERKIIGYCRNNSGGVPENFHNYFVAEFDKDFEINHTWTDDWKLLENVTESEGKHVGAIIGFKTKKGETVNVKVASSFISPEQAQITLDREIGKDSFEQTKEKAKQAWNTELNRIQIEDQNIDNIRTFYSSLYRVLLFPRKFYEFDAANEVVHYSPYNGEVLPGYMFTDNGFWDTFRAVFPFFNMMYPDLNSKIVQGLENTYKESGWLPEWASPGHRDCMIGSNSAPIIADAFLKGAKDLDTDLLMEALIKNATVSEGRPVNSVGRAGVDYYNDLGYVPYDVGINENAARTLEYAYADFTIAKMAEKLGKTEIADTYYKKSMNYKNLFDPETSWMRGKNKDGKFQTPFNPLKWGDAFTEGNSVHYTWSVFHDVDGLIELMGGKDKFDEKLDEVFNMPPVFDASYYGFTIHEIREMQIVNMGNYAHGNQPIQHMIYLYNYANKSYKAQEKIRKVLTTLYSATPDGYCGDEDNGQTSAWYVFSALGFYPVTPGADEYVIGSPLFDKATLHLENGNTFIVEADNNGKHNFYIQKASLNGTDYQNSFLKFDDLQKGGELKFSMGNTPNNDWASKPENTPYSVSTAQKSKLLNIK, from the coding sequence ATGGATAATGGTAGCATAGAATCGAAAACAAAACAAAATATAGACTTAGTAGATTATGTGAATCCACTGATGGGTACTGATTCTGATTTTAGTTTGTCTAATGGTAATACGTATCCAGCTATAGCGACACCTTGGGCAATGAATTTCTGGACACCAATGACCTCTAAAATGGGTGATGGATGGACCTACAAATACGATGAAAATAAAATTAGAGGGATAAAGCAGACACATCAACCTAGTCCGTGGATTAATGATTATGCGGCATTTTCTTTTATGGCAACTACAGGCGATTTAAAATTTCAAGAAGATGAACGTGCTTCTTGGTTTTCGCATAAGGCAGAAACTGTTAAACCATATCATTACAAAGTGTATTTGGCAGATTATGATGTAACCGCTGAAGTTTCTCCAACCGAAAGAGCAGCTCATTTTAAATTTACATTTCCAGAATCTGAAAAGTCATACATAATGTTAGATGCTTTTTTTAAAGGATCTATGGTTAAAATATTACCTAAAGAACGCAAAATTATTGGGTATTGTCGAAATAATAGTGGTGGTGTTCCTGAAAATTTTCACAATTATTTTGTAGCAGAATTTGATAAAGATTTCGAAATCAATCATACGTGGACTGATGATTGGAAATTATTGGAGAATGTTACGGAAAGTGAAGGGAAGCATGTGGGTGCAATTATTGGGTTTAAAACAAAAAAAGGGGAGACTGTCAATGTAAAAGTTGCATCTTCATTTATAAGTCCTGAGCAAGCTCAAATAACCTTAGATAGAGAAATTGGAAAGGATAGTTTTGAGCAAACTAAAGAAAAAGCAAAACAGGCTTGGAATACAGAACTAAATAGAATTCAAATTGAAGATCAAAATATAGATAACATTAGAACTTTTTACTCAAGTCTATATCGCGTGTTGCTTTTCCCTAGAAAATTTTATGAATTTGATGCAGCTAATGAAGTAGTACATTACAGTCCATACAATGGAGAAGTACTGCCTGGTTATATGTTTACTGACAATGGTTTTTGGGATACCTTTAGAGCGGTATTTCCTTTCTTTAATATGATGTATCCAGATTTGAATAGTAAAATAGTTCAAGGTCTTGAAAATACTTATAAAGAATCAGGATGGTTGCCAGAATGGGCTAGTCCTGGCCATCGTGATTGTATGATTGGTTCAAATTCTGCACCAATTATTGCTGATGCTTTTTTAAAAGGTGCCAAAGATTTAGATACTGATCTACTTATGGAGGCTTTGATAAAAAATGCAACGGTTAGTGAAGGGAGACCAGTAAATTCTGTAGGTAGGGCAGGAGTAGATTATTACAATGATTTGGGATATGTTCCATATGATGTAGGAATTAATGAAAATGCTGCCAGAACGTTAGAATATGCTTATGCAGATTTTACCATAGCAAAAATGGCTGAAAAGTTAGGTAAAACTGAAATAGCAGATACATATTATAAAAAATCAATGAATTATAAGAACCTTTTTGATCCGGAAACTTCTTGGATGCGAGGTAAAAATAAAGACGGTAAATTTCAAACACCATTTAATCCACTAAAATGGGGAGATGCATTTACAGAAGGGAATAGTGTCCATTATACATGGTCTGTTTTTCATGATGTGGATGGATTAATCGAATTGATGGGAGGTAAAGATAAGTTTGATGAAAAATTAGACGAGGTTTTCAATATGCCTCCAGTTTTTGATGCCTCTTATTATGGATTTACAATCCATGAAATTAGAGAAATGCAAATTGTAAATATGGGGAATTATGCACATGGAAATCAACCAATACAACATATGATTTATCTCTATAATTATGCTAACAAATCTTATAAAGCACAAGAGAAAATAAGGAAAGTATTAACAACATTGTATTCAGCAACACCAGATGGGTATTGTGGTGACGAAGATAATGGTCAAACGTCAGCTTGGTATGTTTTTAGTGCTTTAGGGTTTTACCCAGTAACTCCTGGAGCTGATGAATATGTGATTGGTAGTCCTTTATTTGATAAAGCTACACTACATCTTGAAAATGGAAATACTTTTATTGTTGAAGCAGATAATAATGGTAAGCATAATTTTTACATTCAAAAAGCGAGTCTTAACGGAACTGATTACCAAAACAGTTTTTTAAAATTTGATGATTTGCAAAAAGGAGGTGAACTCAAATTTAGTATGGGCAATACACCAAATAATGATTGGGCAAGTAAACCAGAAAATACACCATACTCAGTGAGCACAGCTCAAAAAAGTAAACTATTAAACATTAAATAA